The following coding sequences lie in one Girardinichthys multiradiatus isolate DD_20200921_A chromosome 13, DD_fGirMul_XY1, whole genome shotgun sequence genomic window:
- the LOC124878833 gene encoding triosephosphate isomerase isoform X2: MIQDCGADWVILGHSERRHVFGESDELIGQKVAHALENDLGVIACIGEKLEEREAGTTEEVVYAQTQVIAENVNDWEKVVLAYEPVWAIGTGKTASPEQAQEVHEKLRAWLRANVSDDVADSLRIIYGGSVTGANCRELASQADVDGFLVGGASLKPEFVDIINARA, encoded by the exons ATGATACAGGACTGCGGGGCAGACTGGGTGATCCTCGGACATTCAGAGAGACGCCATGTGTTCGGAGAAAGTGATGAGCTGATTGGCCAAAAG GTAGCTCACGCTCTGGAGAATGATCTCGGTGTGATTGCCTGTATTGGTGAGAAgctggaggagagggaggcaggcaCCACAGAAGAAGTAGTCTACGCTCAGACGCAGGTTATTGCAG AAAATGTGAATGACTGGGAGAAAGTGGTACTGGCGTATGAACCTGTTTGGGCCATCGGCACTGGAAAGACAGCCTCACCTGAGCAG GCTCAGGAGGTCCATGAAAAGCTGAGGGCTTGGCTCAGAGCAAATGTATCAGATGATGTGGCCGACTCCCTCCGCATCATTTATGGAG GTTCAGTCACAGGAGCGAACTGCAGGGAGCTGGCGTCTCAGGCCGACGTTGACGGCTTTCTGGTTGGTGGAGCCTCTCTGAAACCGGAGTTTGTCGACATCATCAACGCACGTGCATAA
- the gnb3b gene encoding guanine nucleotide-binding protein G(I)/G(S)/G(T) subunit beta-3b gives MAAEKAEMDALKKECDGLRAQIEAARKAVNDTTMTAAANGVASLGRVQLKLRKSLKGHLAKIYAMHWSEDSRQMVSASQDGKLLVWDTFTGNKLVAVPLKSAWVMSVAFAPSANLVASGGLDNICTVYNIKAASPKTLRELDAHTGYLSCCRFLSDSEILTASGDTTCVLWDLETGKQKMAYTNHIGDCMSLALSPDMNMFISGACDSLAKLWDLREGTCKQTFSGHTSDINAISFFPSGNAIITGSDDCSCKMYDLRSDQEVTDYTDATLNAGVTSLALSNSGRLIFAGYDDFNCHIWDSLKGEKVGVLSGHDNRVSCTGVPADGMGVCTGSWDSFLKLWN, from the exons ATGGCAGCTGAGAAAGCTGAAATGGATGCACTGAAAAAGGAGTGCGATGGCCTCCGTGCTCAAATTGAG GCGGCGCGTAAAGCCGTAAACGACACTACCATGACAGCAGCAGCCAACGGCGTGGCCTCTCTGGGCCGGGTCCAGTTGAAGCTCAGGAAGTCACTCAAGGGCCACCTGGCCAAGATCTATGCCATGCATTGGTCAGAAGATTCAAG GCAAATGGTCAGTGCATCACAGGATGGCAAGCTTCTTGTCTGGGACACCTTCACTGGGAACAAG TTGGTTGCTGTCCCTCTTAAGTCTGCTTGGGTGATGAGCGTCGCCTTCGCTCCTTCTGCTAACCTGGTGGCCAGTGGTGGTCTGGATAACATCTGCACAGTCTACAACATTAAGGCTGCCAGCCCCAAGACCCTCAGGGAGTTGGATGCACACACAG GTTATTTGTCTTGCTGCCGTTTCCTTAGTGATTCTGAGATCCTGACAGCCTCTGGTGACACCACCTG CGTTCTGTGGGACCTGGAGACGGGCAAGCAGAAAATGGCCTACACCAACCACATCGGGGACTGCATGTCGCTGGCCCTCTCCCCTGACATGAACATGTTCATCTCAGGAGCCTGCGACTCTCTGGCAAAACTGTGGGACCTGAGGGAAGGAACCTGCAAGCAGACCTTCTCCGGGCACACCAGTGACATCAATGCCATTTCT TTCTTCCCCAGTGGAAATGCCATCATCACGGGCTCTGACGACTGCTCCTGCAAGATGTATGACCTGCGTTCTGACCAGGAGGTGACAGACTACACGGATGCCACCCTGAACGCCGGCGTCACATCTTTGGCCCTTTCCAACTCCGGCCGCCTTATCTTTGCAGGCTATGATGACTTCAACTGCCACATCTGGGACTCCCTGAAGGGAGAGAAAGTTG GTGTGCTCTCCGGCCATGACAACAGGGTGAGCTGCACCGGCGTCCCGGCTGATGGAATGGGTGTCTGCACAGGATCCTGGGACAGCTTCCTGAAACTGTGGAACTGA
- the LOC124878833 gene encoding triosephosphate isomerase isoform X1: protein MARRFFVGGNWKMNGIKESLEELITTLNTADLDDQTEVVCAAPSIYLDFVRSLLDPRIMVAAQNCYKVAKGAFTGEISPAMIQDCGADWVILGHSERRHVFGESDELIGQKVAHALENDLGVIACIGEKLEEREAGTTEEVVYAQTQVIAENVNDWEKVVLAYEPVWAIGTGKTASPEQAQEVHEKLRAWLRANVSDDVADSLRIIYGGSVTGANCRELASQADVDGFLVGGASLKPEFVDIINARA from the exons ATGGCGCGGAGGTTCTTCGTCGGAGGAAACTGGAAGATGAACGGGATTAAGGAGAGCCTGGAGGAGCTGATCACCACCCTAAACACCGCCGACCTGGACGACCAGACCG AGGTGGTGTGTGCTGCTCCCTCCATCTATCTGGACTTTGTTCGGTCCCTTCTGGATCCCAGAATCATGGTCGCAGCCCAGAACTGTTACAAGGTGGCTAAGGGAGCTTTTACAGGAGAGATAAG CCCGGCCATGATACAGGACTGCGGGGCAGACTGGGTGATCCTCGGACATTCAGAGAGACGCCATGTGTTCGGAGAAAGTGATGAGCTGATTGGCCAAAAG GTAGCTCACGCTCTGGAGAATGATCTCGGTGTGATTGCCTGTATTGGTGAGAAgctggaggagagggaggcaggcaCCACAGAAGAAGTAGTCTACGCTCAGACGCAGGTTATTGCAG AAAATGTGAATGACTGGGAGAAAGTGGTACTGGCGTATGAACCTGTTTGGGCCATCGGCACTGGAAAGACAGCCTCACCTGAGCAG GCTCAGGAGGTCCATGAAAAGCTGAGGGCTTGGCTCAGAGCAAATGTATCAGATGATGTGGCCGACTCCCTCCGCATCATTTATGGAG GTTCAGTCACAGGAGCGAACTGCAGGGAGCTGGCGTCTCAGGCCGACGTTGACGGCTTTCTGGTTGGTGGAGCCTCTCTGAAACCGGAGTTTGTCGACATCATCAACGCACGTGCATAA